In Orenia marismortui DSM 5156, the sequence ACAGTCCTTGGAACTCAAAGCTATACACCATATGGAATGATGAGAAATACTACAGGAACTTTCAATACTAGCTTAGGATTTATCGGAAGAAGTCGGAGTAGCATAACAGCACTAACTTACATCAGAGCTAGATACTATGATGCTAGTGTGGGTAGGTTTACGAGAGTGGATCCGATTAAGGATGGATTGAATTGGTATGGATATGCTGGTGGGAATCCAGTTAATTATTATGATCCTTATGGATTATTTTCTATGTCATGTCCAATCGTACAAAGTGCTCTAGAGCGACTGGCAATGACATGGGGGACAGCTTTTGCCGAACCAACTCCTATAGGAGAAGTTATAGCCATAGGTGTATCCGGTGGAATTATAGTTAAGGGTGCATGGGATATATATACTTATAATAAGGATAAAAGTGGTGAGGGTGAGGATAAGAATAAAGGTTATGACCCTGATAAAGGTGCATTAGACCAACTAGGAAAAGAATTAGAACATGATTATAAAAAGAAAGGAAAAGTAATTAGTAAAGAAGAGGCTGATATAATAGATGATTGGTGTGAAGAATATGATGTACCACAGCATCATGATTCTAATTATCCAAATAGTGGTGATCATTGGAAAGAAGGAAAAGATCATACT encodes:
- a CDS encoding RHS repeat-associated core domain-containing protein translates to MGRSVTEDGQQRDYHWDGNSLLATYVSGSMENLYAVGSGIDEVLGIYGNQTQYLHSNQLGSITGITGTDGTVLGTQSYTPYGMMRNTTGTFNTSLGFIGRSRSSITALTYIRARYYDASVGRFTRVDPIKDGLNWYGYAGGNPVNYYDPYGLFSMSCPIVQSALERLAMTWGTAFAEPTPIGEVIAIGVSGGIIVKGAWDIYTYNKDKSGEGEDKNKGYDPDKGALDQLGKELEHDYKKKGKVISKEEADIIDDWCEEYDVPQHHDSNYPNSGDHWKEGKDHTHIRRRHIPYE